A region from the Parasphingopyxis sp. CP4 genome encodes:
- a CDS encoding ABC transporter ATP-binding protein yields the protein MTEPLISARQLCKSWNGRAIMRDVDIDLVKGRVTAVLGPSGAGKSTLLRAIAGLESVDSGTVASPNHVMTDGRVIVPPEHRNIGIVFQDFALFPHLTALDNVMFGLGRAPREIRRDLAMKQLAAVELDDRAKAYPHMLSGGEQQRVALARALAPEPEVILLDEAFSGLDARLRETMRETALSALKASGAAVLIVTHDAQEALFMADELALMADGVIIQSGEPASVYRTPVSRTAARLLGEVNEWTGTVEGGALTTPFGALSAAGQSDGSDATALVRPEGVGLTADEQGSNEIVSRHLLGAMSLLAVKAPDGTVWHARMVSAEAPVDSRVSVTLDPGLASIVSA from the coding sequence ATGACCGAGCCGCTGATCTCTGCTCGCCAACTGTGCAAGTCCTGGAATGGCCGCGCGATCATGCGCGATGTCGATATCGATCTCGTCAAAGGCCGGGTGACGGCGGTGCTCGGGCCATCTGGCGCCGGTAAATCGACCTTGTTGCGCGCCATTGCGGGGCTTGAATCCGTCGATAGCGGCACGGTTGCAAGTCCGAACCACGTGATGACAGACGGGCGCGTGATCGTACCGCCCGAGCATCGCAATATCGGCATCGTATTCCAGGATTTCGCGCTATTCCCGCATTTGACCGCGCTGGACAATGTGATGTTCGGGCTTGGACGGGCACCGCGAGAGATCCGCCGGGATTTGGCGATGAAACAGCTCGCGGCGGTCGAGCTCGATGATCGTGCCAAGGCGTATCCGCATATGCTGTCCGGCGGTGAGCAGCAGCGCGTGGCGCTGGCGCGTGCTCTTGCACCCGAACCCGAAGTTATCCTGCTCGACGAGGCGTTTTCCGGCCTTGATGCCCGGCTGCGCGAGACAATGCGCGAAACCGCGCTATCGGCGCTCAAGGCATCGGGCGCGGCGGTGCTTATCGTTACGCATGACGCGCAAGAGGCGCTGTTCATGGCGGATGAACTTGCGCTGATGGCAGATGGCGTAATAATCCAGTCTGGCGAGCCGGCCAGCGTCTATCGTACGCCCGTATCGCGGACCGCCGCGCGGTTGCTCGGTGAGGTCAATGAATGGACGGGCACGGTTGAAGGCGGTGCGCTCACTACGCCCTTTGGTGCGCTATCTGCCGCAGGTCAGAGCGATGGCAGTGACGCTACCGCACTGGTCCGTCCCGAAGGTGTTGGCCTGACAGCGGACGAACAGGGATCGAATGAGATTGTCAGCCGCCATTTGCTAGGCGCGATGTCTTTGCTGGCGGTCAAAGCGCCGGATGGCACCGTCTGGCATGCACGGATGGTCTCGGCCGAAGCGCCTGTCGATAGCCGAGTGAGCGTGACTCTCGATCCGGGTCTCGCCAGTATCGTTTCCGCATAG